The genomic region AGCGATAAGGCATAAGGCTTCGGCGCTTTTTATGTCGGGAACAGCAAAACGCAAAATATCGCAGCCGAGGGATTGTAAAATTTCTATACGTCGTATCAACGAATCAAGGGCGCCGCCGTCTTCGTTTATATCGGCGATGCCCTCTTTCCACATCGTTTGGACGGAAACGGGAGCGGTTCCCCCTATTTCCATCGACTTTGTAATTCCCATGCCGCCTATGACAACACGGCGGGGAGATTTAAACATATTTTAACAGACGATCATTGAGAACACCATTGCGAACAAAGCGACGGTTTCGCAAAGACCGACTACCATAATGTACTGTGCAAAGCCCTTTCCGGTTTCACCGAGAGCGTCGGAACCCGCGGCTCCGGCCTGTCCCTGTGCGATTGCGGAAGCGCTCATCGCAAGGCCTGAAGCAAAACCGAGCCCCAGCAAAAACCAGGGATCTTTTTGCGAAGACATCATAGTCTGCATGAGCAAAAAACCGTAGATCGTCTGCGTAAGCGGTGCGCCCGCAAAGACGGTTAAAATAAAGGGAGCCGGTTTATTATTCAAATAGCAGCGTTTCCACGCACCGATGGCCGAACGGCCTGAAATTCCAATACCCATCGCCGAACCGAAAGCGGCAATTCCCATACAAACAGCAGCTCCAAGCATTCCAAAATTCATAAATTTTCTCCTGTCCGCAAAAGCGGTTATTTGATTGCCGTCTCACTGAACGGCGCATATTTAAATCCCGACCACGACATGCCCAAATGTGTTGAAAACTCCAACGTATTTAAGCGCACGCCGTGAACGATTACCGAAAGTACATTTAAGACCATATTGAGGCCGTGTCCGAACACTAAAAGTATCAGAAAAAAGACGACCATGCTGAGTTTTCCCCACATGGGGCCCGCCATCTGATTTACAGTCGCGGATATGGCAGAACCTGCAAGAGCTACTGCCCACAAGCGTATGTAAGAAACTATATCCGAAAAGACGTTTACGACGCCGAGCAATACGGAGATAATGTTTTTTACGCTCTCCAATACCGACTCCAAAATATTTCCGGCATAGTTGGAAAATACAAAGCTCAAGGCAAATCCTACGCCCACGGCACATACCGATGAAAGCCCCAAAGGAATACCGTAGAATTCCCTGTCGAAACCGAATATCTTTGCGTCCACAACCATCGAAAGGACGACATAAAACATTCCCCATATCATGAGCATGGAGCCCAAGTCTCCAAAAAACTTCA from Treponema parvum harbors:
- a CDS encoding V-type ATP synthase subunit K (produces ATP from ADP in the presence of a proton gradient across the membrane; the K subunit is a nonenzymatic component which binds the dimeric form by interacting with the G and E subunits), yielding MNFGMLGAAVCMGIAAFGSAMGIGISGRSAIGAWKRCYLNNKPAPFILTVFAGAPLTQTIYGFLLMQTMMSSQKDPWFLLGLGFASGLAMSASAIAQGQAGAAGSDALGETGKGFAQYIMVVGLCETVALFAMVFSMIVC